A part of Actinomycetes bacterium genomic DNA contains:
- a CDS encoding HD domain-containing phosphohydrolase — protein MSLAGLLVLSSVVITAQHPPARIGLAFVFGCFIAAGELVRIPLPGAREAAPLGAAAALAYALLGKLPDGRTGHTAWDVVTLTALATLVGALPHIGVGRAPRLDELARRLLTVAFAAAAFRPVWDRGLVGSSVHDNLRLAVFMVLVAVLAALLDAVLAAVVRADRDRSPFRATLRGELRNLLGLGSAIAATGVLIALAAQTMGLWALPLFIVPLLMAQFSFRRYATIRETYRQTIRSLSRVTEVAGYTETGHSGRVSQLCVAVGKELGMSEQDLQDLEYASLMHDLGQLSLTDPIPGGATVMVTHDDQVAIAKLGSGVIRQTGVLDRVADIVERQADPYRRPHEAADLTLPLASRIIKAANAYDDLVGDSRESSRRLEAIERLRLSMAYDFDPVVVQTLARVTEHAAAHAL, from the coding sequence GTGTCGCTTGCTGGGCTGCTTGTCCTGTCGTCCGTCGTCATCACTGCGCAGCATCCGCCGGCTCGCATCGGGCTCGCCTTCGTGTTCGGCTGTTTCATCGCGGCCGGCGAGCTGGTCCGGATCCCGTTGCCCGGGGCACGGGAGGCAGCCCCTCTCGGGGCCGCAGCCGCTCTTGCGTATGCGCTCCTCGGCAAGCTGCCCGACGGTCGGACCGGGCACACAGCCTGGGACGTGGTCACGCTGACCGCCCTGGCCACGCTCGTCGGTGCCCTGCCGCACATTGGCGTGGGTCGGGCCCCGCGGCTCGACGAGCTGGCCCGGCGGCTCCTGACGGTTGCCTTCGCGGCCGCCGCCTTCCGACCGGTGTGGGACCGCGGCCTCGTCGGTTCTTCGGTGCATGACAACCTGCGGCTGGCCGTCTTCATGGTGCTGGTCGCCGTCCTGGCTGCGTTGCTCGATGCGGTGCTCGCTGCTGTGGTGCGAGCCGATCGGGACAGGTCGCCGTTCCGCGCGACCCTGCGTGGCGAGCTCAGGAACCTGCTCGGCCTCGGCTCGGCTATCGCCGCTACCGGTGTGCTCATCGCGCTGGCCGCCCAGACCATGGGGCTCTGGGCGCTGCCGCTCTTCATCGTCCCGCTGTTGATGGCTCAGTTCTCTTTTCGCCGGTACGCCACCATCCGGGAGACCTACCGGCAGACGATCCGCTCGCTCTCCCGGGTCACCGAGGTGGCCGGGTACACCGAGACGGGGCACTCGGGGCGGGTCAGCCAGCTCTGCGTCGCCGTCGGCAAAGAGCTGGGCATGAGCGAGCAGGACCTGCAGGACCTCGAGTACGCGTCTTTGATGCACGACCTCGGTCAGCTATCGCTGACCGACCCGATCCCCGGCGGCGCGACGGTCATGGTGACGCACGACGACCAGGTGGCGATCGCGAAGCTCGGCTCAGGCGTCATCCGCCAGACCGGCGTGCTCGACCGGGTGGCCGACATCGTCGAGCGGCAGGCCGACCCCTACCGCCGTCCGCACGAAGCGGCCGACCTGACCCTGCCGCTGGCCAGTCGGATCATCAAGGCGGCCAACGCGTACGACGACCTGGTCGGCGACTCCAGGGAGAGCTCGCGGCGGCTCGAGGCGATCGAGCGGCTGCGGCTGTCGATGGCGTACGACTTCGACCCGGTCGTCGTCCAGACCCTCGCCCGTGTCACGGAGCACGCCGCCGCGCACGCGCTGTAG
- a CDS encoding HD-GYP domain-containing protein, with the protein MAGLPRAARAYISVLAILAVGVIAFNVPSGLDGQQVLTILILAVLFLTLESLSSFVFVGVSMSLSFTITLASILIAGPWGAAVIGLSVLVVPGRHPWSKRVFNAAQFSLAAYVAGRVYELLGGSLVRPGMTNAADLLAPTIAADLTCLFVNALLVTGIMVMVNRVPAREVLTGILGSHFPSYIAYGGFGLVLAVLWVGLDIGPLAALLLLMPLLVARWAMSQYSQERQAYEATIRTLVQAVETKDAYTRGHSERVARASVMIARVIGMREDRMNALRYAGILHDLGKLGVPTKVLQKSGKLTEEEFAAIKLHPLRGMEMLGDIEFLDEAFQGILHHHERLDGLGYPMGLKGAQIPEFARVIAVADAFDSMTSTRSYRTARTVEAAVEEIRRCRGSQFDAVMVDALVKALAKDPWQAAAEVPSPSGDETETIDFDHDDPSFPASASPVEG; encoded by the coding sequence ATGGCGGGGTTGCCGCGCGCCGCTCGCGCCTACATCTCGGTCCTAGCGATCCTAGCGGTCGGCGTCATCGCATTCAACGTGCCATCCGGCCTTGATGGTCAGCAGGTCCTAACGATCCTGATCCTGGCCGTGCTGTTCCTGACGCTCGAGTCGCTGTCGTCCTTCGTGTTCGTCGGGGTCAGCATGAGCCTCAGCTTCACGATTACGCTGGCCTCGATCCTGATCGCCGGCCCGTGGGGCGCCGCCGTGATCGGTCTCAGTGTGCTGGTCGTGCCCGGCCGGCATCCGTGGTCGAAGCGGGTCTTCAACGCGGCGCAGTTCTCACTGGCTGCTTACGTGGCTGGCCGCGTGTACGAACTGCTCGGCGGAAGCCTCGTTCGGCCGGGGATGACGAACGCCGCAGATCTGCTGGCGCCGACCATTGCCGCCGACCTCACCTGTTTGTTCGTGAACGCGCTGCTGGTCACCGGCATCATGGTCATGGTCAACCGCGTTCCGGCTCGGGAGGTGCTGACCGGCATTCTCGGCAGCCACTTCCCGTCCTACATCGCGTACGGCGGCTTCGGGCTGGTTCTTGCGGTTCTGTGGGTCGGCCTGGACATCGGCCCGCTCGCGGCCCTGCTGCTGCTGATGCCCCTGCTGGTGGCACGGTGGGCGATGAGCCAGTACTCGCAGGAGCGGCAGGCCTACGAGGCCACCATCCGGACCCTCGTCCAGGCCGTTGAGACGAAGGACGCCTACACCCGCGGCCACAGTGAGCGGGTCGCGCGCGCCTCGGTGATGATCGCGCGGGTCATCGGCATGCGCGAGGACCGGATGAACGCGCTGCGCTACGCAGGCATCCTGCACGACCTGGGCAAGCTCGGTGTTCCCACCAAGGTGCTGCAGAAGTCCGGGAAGCTGACGGAGGAAGAGTTCGCGGCGATCAAGCTGCACCCGCTGCGGGGCATGGAGATGCTCGGTGACATCGAGTTCCTGGACGAGGCTTTCCAGGGGATCCTCCACCACCATGAGCGGCTGGACGGCCTCGGCTACCCGATGGGGCTCAAGGGCGCCCAGATCCCGGAGTTCGCGAGGGTGATCGCGGTAGCGGACGCGTTCGACTCGATGACCTCCACGCGGTCCTACCGGACGGCCCGAACGGTCGAGGCGGCCGTCGAGGAGATCAGGCGCTGCAGGGGGAGCCAGTTCGACGCCGTCATGGTGGACGCGCTCGTCAAGGCGCTGGCGAAGGACCCCTGGCAGGCCGCGGCTGAGGTGCCCAGTCCCAGCGGAGATGAGACGGAAACGATCGACTTCGACCACGACGACCCCTCCTTCCCCGCGAGCGCGAGTCCGGTGGAGGGCTGA